GGAGGAACAGGACCTGCTTCCCGCCAACGCCATCGAGAAGACCGTCGTCGACCGGGACGAACTCACCTTCCACATCGCCCGGGAACATCTCGTCCAGGTCGCCAGGACCCTGCGCGACGACCCGGCCCTGCGCTTCGAGCTCTGTACGGGCGTCAGCGGCGTCCACTTCCTCGGGGACAAGGGCCGCGAGCTGCACGCCGTCTACCACCTGCGCTCGCTCACCCACGGCCGGCTGATCCGCCTGGAGGTGTCGGCCCCGGACAGCGATCCGCACATCCCGTCCCTCGTCGCGGTCTACCCGACCAACGACTGGCACGAGCGCGAGACGTACGACTTCTTCGGGCTCGTCTTCGACGGGCATCCGGCCCTGACCCGGATCATGATGCCGGACGACTGGCAGGGCTTCCCGCAGCGCAAGGACTATCCGCTCGGCGGCATCCCCGTCGAGTACAAGGGCGCCCAGATCCCGGCTCCGGACCAGCGGAGGTCGTACTCCTGATGACCACTCCCCACGCAACTCCCCGCGCCACGACGGAGGGGACTGTATATACAGTCACCGGCGGCGACTGGGACGAGGTCGTCGAGTCGGCGGTCAAGGCCGACGACGAGCGCATCATCGTCAACATGGGCCCCCAGCACCCGTCCACGCACGGCGTGCTCAGGCTCATCCTGGAGATCGACGGCGAGACCGTCACCGAAGCCCGCTGCGGCATCGGCTACCTCCACACCGGCATCGAGAAGAACCTCGAATTCCGGAACTGGACGCAGGGCACCACCTTCGTCACGCGCATGGACTACCTGACGCCGTTCTTCAACGAGGCGGCGTACTGCCTCGGCGTCGAGAAGCTGCTCGGCATCGAGGACCAGATCCCCGACCGGGCCACCGTCCTGCGCGTCCTGCTGATGGAGCTCAACCGGATCTCCTCCCACCTGGTGTGCATCGCCACCGGCGGCATGGAGCTCGGCGCCACCACGATCATGATCTACGGCTTCCGCGATCGTGAACTCGTTCTCGATCTCTTCGAGCTGATCACCGGCCTCCGGATGAACCACGCGTTCATCCGGCCCGGCGGACTCGCCCAGGACCTGCCCCCGGGCGCGGTCGACCAGCTGCGCGAGTTCGTGAAGACCATGAAGAAGAACCTGCCGGAGTACGACAAGCTCGCCACCGGCAACCCCATCTTCAAGGCCCGCATGCAGGACGTCGGCTATCTCGACCTGACCGGCTGCATGGCGCTCGGTGCCACCGGACCCGTCCTGCGCTCCGCCGGACTCCCGCACGACCTGCGCAAGAGCGACCCGTACTGCGGCTACGAGAACTACGAGTTCGACGTTCCCACCGCGGACACCTGCGACGCCTACGGCCGCTTCCTCATCCGCCTGGAAGAGATGCGCCAGTCGCTGCGGATCGTCGAGCAGTGCCTGGACCGGCTCGCGCCGGGCCCGGTCATGGTCGCCGACAAGAAGATCGCCTGGCCCGCGCAGCTCGCGCTCGGCCCGGACGGACTCGGCAACTCGCTCGACCACATCAAGAAGATCATGGGCACCTCCATGGAGGCCCTGATCCACCACTTCAAGCTGGTGACCGAGGGCTTCCGGGTCCCGGCCGGACAGACGTACACCGCCATCGAGTCGCCCAAGGGCGAGCTCGGCGTGCACGTCGTGTCGGACGGCGGAACCCGCCCCTACCGGGTCCACTTCCGTGACCCGTCCTTCACCAACCTTCAGGCCATGGCAGCGATGTGCGAGGGCGGCCAGGTCGCCGACGTCATCGTCGCCGTCGCGTCCATCGACCCCGTGATGGGAGGCGTCGACCGGTGACCGGTACCAATCAAGAGGTCAGTCTGGGGATGCCGCAGCTCCCCGCCCCCGGCTATCCGGCCGAGGTGCGCGCCCGGCTCGAAGCGGACGCGAAGGAGGTGATCGCCCGCTACCCCGGCAGCCGCTCCGCGCTGCTGCCGCTGCTCCACCTCGTGCAGTCCGAGGAGGGGTACGTCTCCCGTACGGGCATGGCCTTCTGCGCCGAACTCCTCGACCTCACCACCGCCGAGGTGAACGCGGTCGCGACGTTCTACACGATGTACCGGCGCAGGCCGAGCGGCGACTACCAGGTCGGTGTCTGCACCAACACCCTGTGCGCGGTCATGGGCGGCGACGCCATCTTCGACCGGCTCAAGGAGCACCTGGGCGTCGGCAACGACGAGACGACCGAGGACGGCAAGGTCACCCTCGAGCACATCGAGTGCAACGCGGCCTGCGACTTCGCCCCCGTCGTGATGGTGAACTGGGAGTTCTTCGACAACCAGACGCCCGAGAGCGCGACGCGGCTCGTCGACGACCTCATCGCCGGCCGGACCGTCGAGCCCACCCGCGGCGCTCCGCTGTGCACCTACAAGGACACGGCCCGCATCCTCGCCGGATTCCCCGACGAGCGCCCCGGCGCGGTCGAGGCCACCGGCGGGGCGGGCCCCGCCTCGCTCATCGGGCTGAAGCTCGCCAGGGGCGAGGCCCCGCACGCGCGCGTGGTCGGCCCCCGTGGCGAGGTCCCGCGCGACGAACCGCACAAGGGTGCCGAGCACCTCAGCTCCCACGACGCACCGCAGCAGACTTCGGCTTCCGACCCGGACCACCCGGCCGGTCCCGCCGCCGAGGAGGGGGAGTGATGACGTTGGCCGCCGAGATCGACAAGAACGGGACCAGTCCCGAGAAGCTTCTGGCTCCGGTCCTGTCCGCCTTCTGGGACCAGCCGGATTCCTGGACCCTGGAGACCTACCGGCGTCACGACGGGTACGAGGGTCTGCGCAAGGCCCTCGCCATGTCGCCGGACGACCTCATCGCGTACGTCAAGGACTCCGGTCTGCGCGGACGCGGCGGCGCCGGCTTCCCCACCGGGATGAAGTGGCAGTTCATCCCGCAGGGCGACGGCAAGCCGCACTACCTGGTCGTCAACGCCGACGAGTCGGAGCCCGGGACCTGCAAGGACATCCCGCTCCTCTTCGCCAACCCGCACAGCCTCATCGAGGGCATGGTGATCGCCTGCTACGCGATCCGCTCCTCCCACGCCTTCATCTACCTGCGCGGTGAAGTCGTCCCCGTCCTGCGACGTCTTCACGAGGCCGTCCGCGAGGCGTACGCCGCCGGATACCTCGGGAAGAACATCCTGGGCTCCGGGCTCGACCTGGAGCTCACCGTGCACGCGGGCGCCGGCGCGTACATCTGCGGTGAGGAAACCGCACTGCTCGACTCGCTCGAAGGACGGCGCGGCCAGCCTCGGCTGCGACCGCCCTTCCCCGCGGTCGCCGGTCTGTACGCCTGCCCCACTGTGGTGAACAACGTCGAGTCCATCGCCTCGGT
The Streptomyces sp. NBC_00234 DNA segment above includes these coding regions:
- the nuoF gene encoding NADH-quinone oxidoreductase subunit NuoF — translated: MTLAAEIDKNGTSPEKLLAPVLSAFWDQPDSWTLETYRRHDGYEGLRKALAMSPDDLIAYVKDSGLRGRGGAGFPTGMKWQFIPQGDGKPHYLVVNADESEPGTCKDIPLLFANPHSLIEGMVIACYAIRSSHAFIYLRGEVVPVLRRLHEAVREAYAAGYLGKNILGSGLDLELTVHAGAGAYICGEETALLDSLEGRRGQPRLRPPFPAVAGLYACPTVVNNVESIASVPAILNRGKDWFKSMGSEKSPGFTLYSLSGHVTSPGQYEAPLGITLRQLLDMSGGIRAGHRLKFWTPGGSSTPMFTEEHLDVPLDYEGVGAAGSMLGTKALQCFDETTCVVRAVTRWTEFYAHESCGKCTPCREGTYWLVQLLRDIEAGKGRMSDLDKLNDIADNINGKSFCALGDGAASPIFSSLKYFREEYEQHITGKGCPFDPAKSTVWADDKNAHRGVNA
- the nuoE gene encoding NADH-quinone oxidoreductase subunit NuoE, which produces MPQLPAPGYPAEVRARLEADAKEVIARYPGSRSALLPLLHLVQSEEGYVSRTGMAFCAELLDLTTAEVNAVATFYTMYRRRPSGDYQVGVCTNTLCAVMGGDAIFDRLKEHLGVGNDETTEDGKVTLEHIECNAACDFAPVVMVNWEFFDNQTPESATRLVDDLIAGRTVEPTRGAPLCTYKDTARILAGFPDERPGAVEATGGAGPASLIGLKLARGEAPHARVVGPRGEVPRDEPHKGAEHLSSHDAPQQTSASDPDHPAGPAAEEGE
- a CDS encoding NADH-quinone oxidoreductase subunit D; amino-acid sequence: MTTPHATPRATTEGTVYTVTGGDWDEVVESAVKADDERIIVNMGPQHPSTHGVLRLILEIDGETVTEARCGIGYLHTGIEKNLEFRNWTQGTTFVTRMDYLTPFFNEAAYCLGVEKLLGIEDQIPDRATVLRVLLMELNRISSHLVCIATGGMELGATTIMIYGFRDRELVLDLFELITGLRMNHAFIRPGGLAQDLPPGAVDQLREFVKTMKKNLPEYDKLATGNPIFKARMQDVGYLDLTGCMALGATGPVLRSAGLPHDLRKSDPYCGYENYEFDVPTADTCDAYGRFLIRLEEMRQSLRIVEQCLDRLAPGPVMVADKKIAWPAQLALGPDGLGNSLDHIKKIMGTSMEALIHHFKLVTEGFRVPAGQTYTAIESPKGELGVHVVSDGGTRPYRVHFRDPSFTNLQAMAAMCEGGQVADVIVAVASIDPVMGGVDR
- a CDS encoding NADH-quinone oxidoreductase subunit C, whose amino-acid sequence is MSDEQNTDNGQVPAPREDTGDVIGVRKGMFGAANGGDTSGYGGLVRTVTLPGATARPYGGWFDEVADELEGALEEQDLLPANAIEKTVVDRDELTFHIAREHLVQVARTLRDDPALRFELCTGVSGVHFLGDKGRELHAVYHLRSLTHGRLIRLEVSAPDSDPHIPSLVAVYPTNDWHERETYDFFGLVFDGHPALTRIMMPDDWQGFPQRKDYPLGGIPVEYKGAQIPAPDQRRSYS